Proteins encoded together in one Benincasa hispida cultivar B227 chromosome 1, ASM972705v1, whole genome shotgun sequence window:
- the LOC120092238 gene encoding probable aquaporin NIP7-1 isoform X1, whose amino-acid sequence MDQNLARPVLGEMVGTFLLMICVSGVTATGQLMGGQMGLLDYAVAAGLTVGVLTFCFAPISGAHFNPAITLASAIFGHFPWSRVMAYGVAQTTGCVIGTYAAMFVYDIKPQQLMTTPTPPFHSHVISAFFLEFLATFILSFLLSSLPYQPQSVGLSGFVIGMAIGLAVFIAGPISGASMNPARSLGPAIVSWAFDDIWIYITAPVIGAITGAFLSGVLRLRPPPLHSSASPSDGGLFRSANAYLIS is encoded by the exons ATGGACCAGAATCTAGCTCGCCCG GTTTTGGGAGAGATGGTAGGGACTTTTTTGTTGATGATCTGTGTGAGTGGGGTGACGGCGACCGGCCAGCTGATGGGCGGTCAGATGGGTCTATTGGACTATGCCGTCGCCGCCGGTTTGACGGTTGGGGTTTTGACTTTCTGCTTTGCTCCCATTTCCGGTGCTCATTTTAATCCAGCCATCACTCTTGCCTCCGCCATTTTTGGTCACTTCCCTTGGTCTAGG GTAATGGCATATGGAGTGGCTCAAACGACGGGTTGTGTAATTGGAACATATGCAGCAATGTTTGTTTACGACATAAAACCACAACAATTGATGACTACTCCAACTCCACCATTTCATTCTCACGTTATTTCCGCTTTCTTCCTCGAATTTCTTGCAACTTTCATTCTCAGCTTCCTCCTTTCTTCTTTACCCTATCAACCACAATCA GTTGGTCTATCGGGCTTTGTCATTGGAATGGCCATTGGGCTTGCTGTGTTTATCGCCGG GCCCATTTCAGGTGCATCAATGAACCCGGCAAGATCTCTGGGGCCGGCAATTGTTTCATGGGCTTTCGATGACATATGGATCTATATTACAGCTCCGGTCATTGGAGCCATTACCGGTGCCTTCTTGAGCGGCGTCCTCCGCCTTCGTCCTCCGCCGCTCCATTCTTCCGCCTCCCCTTCTGACGGCGGACTTTTTCGCTCGGCCAACGCTTATTTAATTTCTTAG
- the LOC120092238 gene encoding probable aquaporin NIP7-1 isoform X2: MDQNLARPVLGEMVGTFLLMICVSGVTATGQLMGGQMGLLDYAVAAGLTVGVLTFCFAPISGAHFNPAITLASAIFGHFPWSRVMAYGVAQTTGCVIGTYAAMFVYDIKPQQLMTTPTPPFHSHVISAFFLEFLATFILSFLLSSLPYQPQSVGLSGFVIGMAIGLAVFIAGAGPFQVHQ; encoded by the exons ATGGACCAGAATCTAGCTCGCCCG GTTTTGGGAGAGATGGTAGGGACTTTTTTGTTGATGATCTGTGTGAGTGGGGTGACGGCGACCGGCCAGCTGATGGGCGGTCAGATGGGTCTATTGGACTATGCCGTCGCCGCCGGTTTGACGGTTGGGGTTTTGACTTTCTGCTTTGCTCCCATTTCCGGTGCTCATTTTAATCCAGCCATCACTCTTGCCTCCGCCATTTTTGGTCACTTCCCTTGGTCTAGG GTAATGGCATATGGAGTGGCTCAAACGACGGGTTGTGTAATTGGAACATATGCAGCAATGTTTGTTTACGACATAAAACCACAACAATTGATGACTACTCCAACTCCACCATTTCATTCTCACGTTATTTCCGCTTTCTTCCTCGAATTTCTTGCAACTTTCATTCTCAGCTTCCTCCTTTCTTCTTTACCCTATCAACCACAATCA GTTGGTCTATCGGGCTTTGTCATTGGAATGGCCATTGGGCTTGCTGTGTTTATCGCCGG TGCAGGCCCATTTCAGGTGCATCAATGA